Proteins from one Astatotilapia calliptera chromosome 8, fAstCal1.2, whole genome shotgun sequence genomic window:
- the LOC113027990 gene encoding histone-lysine N-methyltransferase SETMAR-like encodes MSSTMDIQQLLPIKEEPDDWSPDMEQQVSQLLSIKKEEEEEADITDFPLAAAAVKSENEEKVHSLFHHVKNEYKDEEETQTCSSGVHHLFDIKEEVSHERSPIEDSDFFQERCIGQDGLQEDDTRATAPRTFPMPIFSVASRNALQRLKFEQREKIKFCVKTKISVKKTFKMLQEVYGSKAMSRSRCKDWYLRFKNGRTSIDDEIRSGRPSTSTTPKHIREIDQLVRQDFRISLREISAILNVSFGTVQAILTSTLNLHQVANKLVPRLLTPELKQYRLRACEDLRQQTRDDPTFMSRIITGDESWVYGCKPGKARRVNPTRSQFKVKLIVFFDIHGVVHREVVPDGQAVDAPFYLSVMTRLRKNIEAKRPELWQKGDWLLHHDDTPAHDALKECHYFCYTDTNLILHPQHSPDLAPCDFFLFPKINAKLRGHFFDTVEELQHASLIVLDSLGEEDFRRAFRAWQQRWVWCAAVQGNRFAADGGQI; translated from the exons ATGTCTTCAACCATGG ATATTCAGCAGCTGTTACCAATCAAAGAAGAACCAGATGACTGGAGCCCTGATATGGAGCAGCAAGTCTCACAGCTCCTCAGCAtaaagaaggaagaggaggaggaagctgaCATCACTGATTTCCCGCTCGCTGCTGCTGCGGTGAAGAGTGAAAATGAAGAGAAAGTGCACTCACTGTTTCATCATGTTAAAAATGAATACAAGGACGAGGAGGAGACTCAGACCTGCAGCTCAG GTGTCCATCATCTGTTTGATATTAAAGAAGAGGTTTCCCATGAACGGAGCCCGATTGAAGACTCGGACTTCTTCCAGGAACGCTGCATTGGCCAGGATGGACTGCAGGAGGATGACACACGTGCAACAGCTCCCAGAACCTTTCCGATGCCAATATTCAGTGTTGCGTCCCGCAATGCATTGCAACGCCTCAAATttgaacagagagaaaaaatcaAATTCTGCGTGAAAACCAAGATATCTGTGAAGAAAACCTTCAAAATGCTTCAGGAAGTTTACGGCAGCAAAGCAATGAGCCGATCAAGATGCAAGGATTGGTATTTGCGTTTCAAAAATGGCAGAACATCCATCGATGATGAAATCAGGTCAGGGCGACCCAGCACGAGCACAACTCCCAAGCACATCCGAGAAATCGATCAACTTGTGCGCCAGGATTTCCGGATCTCTCTGAGGGAGATTTCTGCCATTCTCAACGTGTCATTCGGAACGGTCCAGGCGATCCTGACGTCCACTTTGAACCTGCACCAAGTGGCTAACAAGCTTGTGCCCAGGCTACTCACTCCCGAGCTGAAGCAGTATCGTTTACGAGCCTGCGAGGATCTCCGTCAACAGACGCGAGATGACCCAACGTTCATGTCCCGGATCATAACTGGCGATGAAAGCTGGGTGTACGGCTGCAAGCCTGGAAAAGCAAGGAGGGTGAATCCGACAAGGAGCCAGTTCAAGGTCAAGCTCATCGTCTTCTTTGACATTCACGGGGTGGTGCATCGGGAAGTTGTTCCCGACGGTCAGGCGGTTGATGCTCCGTTCTACCTCAGTGTTATGACGCGTCTCAGGAAGAACATCGAGGCCAAACGACCTGAACTGTGGCAGAAAGGCGACTGGCTGCTCCATCACGACGACACACCCGCCCACGACGCACTGAAAGAGTGCCATTATTTCTGCTACACCGACACAAATCTCATTCTTCACCCACAGCACTCACCAGATTTGGCCCCCTGCGACTTCTTCCTCTTCCCCAAAATCAACGCCAAGTTGAGGGGACATTTTTTTGACACAGTGGAAGAGCTCCAGCATGCGTCACTGATAGTACTGGATTCACTGGGAGAAGAGGACTTCCGCAGAGCTTTCAGAGCGTGGCAGCAGCGCTGGGTGTGGTGTGCTGCTGTGCAAGGCAACCGCTTTGCAGCTGATGGTGGCCAGATTTGA
- the LOC113027993 gene encoding zinc finger protein OZF-like: MKEVDYYREQGGESLDLEEKPDIKTLGVQPEQDENVNQTSDIPQLLVIKKEEVSPEWIQTLEQQYPNLHIKEEQEETWSTQEEKPPNGLLITGVPVKSEDGDDDDLKPQLSELHQRQSFKKEVKVEVKKEEEDEPPISSSANHIKTETGGAPVTTTNSDPRRDSEPNTDKQASAAFEAEVSVDGNNSDDDATDDDDEWQEPLSNCRPKTKDRDSNQKESDSNPAKTSFSCSECGKDFLSKQSLQSHVTSHSGRTPSSHLLNKKCSRVKQKADSKMSVGKAEKRYVCNDCGHRFRHRFNLKRHMRVHTGEKPFSCDICGRRFKQQCSLKRHTRRHKGEKSFNCNVCDKRFNVKDDLRQHMKCHTGEKPFGCQLCGKTYRAQCGLKRHMIVHSGERPFHCDICGKTFNEKKSLSKHGIIHTGEKPFGCDVCGKKFRHQCNVKTHMRIHTGEKPFGCNKCERKFNQSVLLKKHMKVHTEESSL; encoded by the exons ATGAAGGAGGTGGATTATTATCGGGAGCAGGGCGGAGAAAGTCTGGATTTAGAAGAAAAACCTGATATTAAAACCCTCGGAGTCCAGCCGGAGCAGGACGAGAATGTAAACCAAACCTCTG ATATCCCACAGCTGTTggttattaaaaaagaagaagtttcaCCTGAATGGATCCAAACTCTGGAGCAGCAATACCCAAACCTCCACATAAAAGAAGAGCAGGAGGAAACCTGGAGCACTCAGGAGGAAAAGCCACCTAATGGGCTCCTCATCACTGGCGTTCCTGTGAAGAGtgaagatggtgatgatgatgatttgaaaCCTCAGTTGTCAGAGCTGCATCAAAggcaaagttttaaaaaagaggtTAAAGTTGAAgttaaaaaagaggaagaggatgagcctccaatcagcagctcagctaatcacataaaaacagaaacaggtgGAGCACCAGTAACGACCACAAACTCAGATCCACGCAGAGATTCAGAGCCTAATACTGATAAACAAGCTTCAGCTGCTTTTGAGGCAGaagtcagtgttgatggtaacaacagtgatgatgatgctactgatgatgatgatgaatggCAGGAACCTTTGTCCAATTGTCGACCTAAAACTAAAGACAGAGACAGTAATCAGAAGGAGTCGGATTCAAATCCTGCTAAAACATCCTTCAGCTGCTCCGAGTGCGGTAAAGACTTTCTCTCCAAGCAGTCTCTTCAGAGTCACGTGACAAGTCATTCAGGAAGAACACCTTCCAGCCATCTGCTTAATAAGAAATGCTCCAGGGTGAAGCAGAAAGCAGATTCAAAGATGAGCGTAGGCAAAGCAGAGAAACGATACGTCTGCAATGACTGTGGACACAGATTCAGACATCGCTTTAATCTTAAAAGACACATGAGAGTTCACACAGGAGAGAAGCCTTTTAGTTGTGACATTTGTGGTAGAAGATTTAAACAACAGTGCAGTCTCAAAAGACACACCAGACGCCACAAAGGGGAGAAATCATTTAATTGCAATGTTTGTGATAAAAGATTTAATGTAAAGGATGATCTTAGGCAGCACATGAAatgccacacaggagagaaaccgtTTGGCTGTCAGCTTTGTGGAAAAACCTACAGAGCTCAATGTGGGCTTAAGAGGCATATGATAGTCCACTCAGGAGAGAGACCGTTCCACTGTGATATTTGTGGtaaaacatttaatgaaaaGAAGTCGCTTAGTAAACATGGAATAattcacacaggagagaaaccattcGGTTGTGATGTTTGTGGTAAAAAATTTAGACATCAGTGTAACGTCAAAACACATATGAgaatccacactggagagaaacCATTTGGTTGCAATAAGTGTGAACGGAAATTTAACCAAAGCGTACTTCTTAAGAAACACATGAAAGTTCACACCGAGGAGAGTTCTTTATGA